In Strigops habroptila isolate Jane chromosome 14, bStrHab1.2.pri, whole genome shotgun sequence, one genomic interval encodes:
- the LOC115616506 gene encoding Golgi apparatus membrane protein TVP23 homolog B-like isoform X1, whose product MLRQDSSEDIEDVSLFDADDDVSRRSKKSKIRHPVASFFHLFFRVSAIVVYLLCELLTSSFIACMVTIILLLSCDFWAVKNVTGRLMVGLRWWNQVDDDGKSHWVFEARKVSAQRNKSSSEAESRIFWLGLITCPMIWVIFAFSALFSFKVKWLAVVVMGVVLQGANLYGYIRCKVGSRKNLTSMATSYLGKQFLRQTVAKEDQPAS is encoded by the exons ATGTTACGGCAG GACAGCAGTGAAGACATTGAAGATGTGTCTCTCTTTGATGCAGATGATGATGTATCCAGGAGATCAAAAAAGTCCAAAATAAG GCATCCCGTGGCATCATTTTTCCACTTATTCTTCCGAGTCAGTGCGATCGTTGTCTATCTGCTCTGTGAGCTCTTAACTAGCAGCTTTATCGCCTGCATGGTGACAATTATCCTCCTCTTGTCGTGTGACTTTTGGGCTGTAAAG aatgTGACAGGGCGACTGATGGTTGGCCTTCGCTGGTGGAACCAAGTGGATGATGATGGTAAAAGTCACTGGGTATTTGAAGCCAGGAAG GTATCAGCACAAAGGAATAAAAGCTCATCAGAAGCAGAGTCCCGAATTTTCTGGTTAGGTCTGATTACCTGCCCTATGATCTGGGTGATATTTGCTTTCAGCgctctcttttctttcaaagtgaAATGGCTG GCAGTGGTTGTGATGGGAGTGGTGCTTCAGGGAGCCAACCTTTACGGTTATATCAGGTGTAAAGTTGGCAGTAGGAAGAACTTGACGAGCATGGCAACCAGCTATCTTGGAAAGCAGTTCTTGCGGCAG acTGTGGCTAAAGAGGACCAGCCAGCATCCTGA
- the LOC115616506 gene encoding Golgi apparatus membrane protein TVP23 homolog B-like isoform X2: MVTIILLLSCDFWAVKNVTGRLMVGLRWWNQVDDDGKSHWVFEARKVSAQRNKSSSEAESRIFWLGLITCPMIWVIFAFSALFSFKVKWLAVVVMGVVLQGANLYGYIRCKVGSRKNLTSMATSYLGKQFLRQTVAKEDQPAS, translated from the exons ATGGTGACAATTATCCTCCTCTTGTCGTGTGACTTTTGGGCTGTAAAG aatgTGACAGGGCGACTGATGGTTGGCCTTCGCTGGTGGAACCAAGTGGATGATGATGGTAAAAGTCACTGGGTATTTGAAGCCAGGAAG GTATCAGCACAAAGGAATAAAAGCTCATCAGAAGCAGAGTCCCGAATTTTCTGGTTAGGTCTGATTACCTGCCCTATGATCTGGGTGATATTTGCTTTCAGCgctctcttttctttcaaagtgaAATGGCTG GCAGTGGTTGTGATGGGAGTGGTGCTTCAGGGAGCCAACCTTTACGGTTATATCAGGTGTAAAGTTGGCAGTAGGAAGAACTTGACGAGCATGGCAACCAGCTATCTTGGAAAGCAGTTCTTGCGGCAG acTGTGGCTAAAGAGGACCAGCCAGCATCCTGA